The following proteins come from a genomic window of Sander vitreus isolate 19-12246 chromosome 14, sanVit1, whole genome shotgun sequence:
- the LOC144528588 gene encoding prolyl endopeptidase — MPFKYPTARRDDSKVDDYHGTQICDPYIWLEDNDSAETMAYVEKQNNLTMPYLEQCAVRAQFHQRLTELYDYPKYSCPYKRGKRYFYFHNKGLQNQDVLYVQDSLDGAATVFFDPNKLSDDGTVALKMGRLSEECEYFAYGLSTSGSDWVTVSFMKADDLTQLPDVLERVKFSCLAWTHDAKGIFYNCYPRQEGKTDGTETTCNINQKLYYHAIGSKQSEDILVAEFPEHPKWHSSVTISDDGRYAVLSITEGCEPVNQLWYCDLQQLPDGITGLLPWVKVVDNFNAQYSYVTNEGTVFTFRSNLDAPRYCLINIDIQKPDRQYWTTLIPQHDKDVLGSVSCVNQHYLLVNYVHDVKDILQVYELSTGRLVRDLPLDVGTVAGVSCKKKHSDFFYKFTSFTTPGIIYYCDLSESIPEPKVFREVEVKGIKQEDYETSQVFYPSKDGTKIPMFLVHTKGLKKDGTNPVFLYGYGGFEASIQPYYNVAYLLYVRHLGGILAVANIRGGGEYGLTWHKAGTLGNKQNCFDDFQCAAEFLVQEKYTTASRIAINGASNGGLLVAACVNQRPDLFGCAVAEVGVMDMLKFHKFTIGHAWTTDYGCSDDPEQFKWLIKYSPLHNLPQSPYSGPPYPAILLLTADHDDRVVPLHTLKYCAALQHGVGSSPVQHQPLMVRVDTRSGHGAGKPTTKAILEDTHIFSFIAETLGLSWKD, encoded by the exons ATGCCGTTTAAGTACCCGACTGCGCGAAGAGATGACAGTAAG GTGGATGACTACCATGGAACTCAGATCTGTGATCCCTACATATGGCTTGAAGACAATGACAGTGCAGAAACAATG GCTTATGTTGAGAAGCAGAACAACCTGACCATGCCGTACCTGGAGCAGTGTGCTGTCCGGGCACAGTTCCACCAGCGTCTCACTGAGCTCTATGACTATCCCAAATACAGCTGCCCTTACAAAAGAGGGAAGAG GTATTTCTACTTTCACAATAAAGGTCTCCAGAACCAGGATGTGCTGTACGTGCAGGACTCTCTGGATGGAGCTGCAACTGTATTCTTTGACCCGAATAAACTTTCTGATGATGGCACTGTGGCACTGAAGA TGGGCCGTTTGTCAGAGGAGTGTGAATATTTTGCCTATGGTTTGAGCACCAGTGGCTCAGACTGGGTAACGGTGAGTTTTATGAAGGCTGATGACCTCACCCAACTGCCTGATGTACTGGAGAGGGTTAAATTCAGCTGCTTGGCCTGGACTCACGATGCCAAGGGCATCTTTTACAACTGCTACCCACGCCAGGAAGGCAAAACTGATG GCACAGAGACCACCTGCAACATCAATCAGAAGCTCTACTACCACGCCATCGGCAGCAAACAGTCGGAAGACATTCTGGTTGCGGAGTTTCCCGAACATCCTAAGTGGCACAGTTCAGTAACC ATATCAGATGATGGCAGATATGCTGTTTTGTCCATCACTGAAGGCTGTGAACCTGTCAACCAGCTGTGGTACTGTGACCTCCAGCAGCTCCCCGATGGCATCACAG GCCTGCTGCCATGGGTCAAAGTTGTGGACAACTTCAACGCCCAGTACTCATATGTCACCAATGAGGGAACTGTATTCACGTTCCGCTCCAACTTGGATGCTCCTCGATACTGTCTTATCAACATAGACATCCAGAAACCAGATAGGCAGTACTGGACTACCCTTATTCCACAGCATGACAAGGATGTCCTGG GCTCTGTCTCCTGTGTGAACCAGCACTACCTGCTGGTCAACTACGTCCATGATGTGAAAGACATCCTGCAGGTGTATGAGCTATCTACTGGCCGGCTGGTCAGGGACTTGCCCCTGGACGTTGGCACTGTGGCCGGAGTGAGCTGCAAGAAGAAACACTCTGACTTCTTCTACAAGTTCACCTCCTTCACTACACCAG GTATCATTTACTACTGCGATTTGAGCGAGTCGATCCCAGAGCCCAAAGTCTTCAGGGAGGTGGAGGTAAAAGGCATCAAGCAAGAGGACTATGAGACCAGCCAG GTCTTTTATCCCAGTAAAGATGGAACCAAGATCCCCATGTTTTTAGTTCACACCAAGGGCCTAAAGAAGGATGGGACTAATCCTGTCTTCCTTTATGGCTACGGAGGCTTTGAGGCTTCCATACAACCGTACTATAA TGTTGCTTACCTGCTATATGTGAGACACCTGGGAGGGATCCTGGCAGTGGCCAACATCAGAGGGGGTGGAGAGTACGGCCTCACCTGGCACAAAG CTGGCACACTAGGTAACAAGCAGAATTGCTTTGATGACTTCCAGTGTGCAGCAGAGTTTCTGGTCCAGGAGAAGTACACCACAGCTAGCCGCATCGCTATCAATGGAGCCTCTAATGGAGGGCTGCTAGTGG CTGCATGCGTGAACCAGCGTCCAGACCTGTTTGGCTGTGCTGTGGCAGAGGTGGGGGTGATGGATATGCTGAAGTTTCACAAATTCACCATCGGCCACGCCTGGACCACCGACTACGGCTGTTCTGACGACCCAGAGCAGTTCAAGTGGCTCATCAA GTATTCTCCTCTCCATAATCTGCCTCAGTCACCTTACTCTGGCCCTCCCTACCCTGCCATCCTGCTTCTGACAGCAGATCACGATGATCGTGTGGTGCCTCTCCACACTCTGAAGTACTGTGCTGCCTTGCAGCACGGAGTGGGCAGCAGCCCTGTGCAGCATCAGCCTCTGATGGTTAGGGTAGACACCCGCAGTGGGCACGGTGCAGGGAAACCCACCACCAAGGCCATCTTGGAGGACACAcacatcttttccttcatcGCTGAGACACTTGGGCTTAGCTGGAAGGACTGA